In Candidatus Methylomirabilis lanthanidiphila, one genomic interval encodes:
- a CDS encoding CoA transferase, with amino-acid sequence MDVLQAGVGEFSVTDPDELRAFMRTEKRREMVDKVMPEAEAVRRYVKDGDYVSFDFSSFTRGPASLVREIIRQRRTQLWFAAKFTLMETTLLAAGGCLRGVDVGFLGLGRLISKFVEEGRIKVTEWTNGTLTLRHLAGAMGVPFLPTRSLLATDTLTYSGAKVVQDPFTGKPIALVPAVNPDVGLIHVHQCDIYGNARCFGPGVSPLETAMASKRTIISTEEIITTDDIRKAPSKTTIPYYMVDAVVNAPFGCLPGGTQGIYEMDTGHFLEFMDASRDEQKMAAYLEKYVYSVASHEEFLEKRVGMARLLALKRQAVIKEGYQ; translated from the coding sequence ATGGATGTGCTGCAGGCGGGAGTCGGTGAATTCAGCGTGACAGATCCGGACGAGCTGCGCGCCTTCATGCGGACCGAGAAGCGGCGGGAGATGGTGGATAAGGTCATGCCAGAGGCTGAGGCGGTTCGCCGGTACGTGAAGGACGGCGATTACGTCAGCTTCGACTTCTCCTCCTTTACTCGCGGTCCGGCCTCCCTTGTCCGTGAGATCATTCGCCAGCGGCGGACGCAGCTCTGGTTTGCGGCCAAGTTTACGCTGATGGAGACCACGCTACTGGCGGCCGGCGGCTGCCTGCGGGGGGTCGATGTAGGCTTCCTGGGCCTTGGCCGTCTGATCAGCAAGTTCGTGGAGGAGGGGCGGATCAAGGTCACCGAGTGGACCAACGGGACGCTCACGCTGCGCCACTTGGCCGGGGCGATGGGGGTGCCGTTCCTGCCGACCAGGAGTCTCCTGGCCACCGACACGCTGACCTATTCCGGCGCCAAGGTGGTTCAGGACCCCTTCACCGGCAAGCCGATCGCGCTGGTCCCGGCCGTGAACCCCGATGTGGGGCTGATCCATGTCCATCAGTGCGACATCTATGGCAACGCCCGCTGCTTCGGTCCGGGCGTGTCGCCCCTGGAGACGGCGATGGCCTCCAAACGGACCATCATCTCCACCGAGGAGATCATTACGACCGACGATATCCGCAAGGCGCCGTCGAAGACCACCATCCCGTACTACATGGTGGATGCCGTCGTCAATGCCCCGTTTGGGTGTCTGCCGGGCGGGACACAGGGGATCTACGAAATGGACACAGGGCACTTCCTGGAGTTCATGGACGCGTCGCGCGACGAGCAGAAGATGGCCGCCTATCTCGAGAAGTATGTCTACAGCGTGGCCTCCCACGAGGAGTTTCTGGAGAAGCGGGTGGGGATGGCCAGGCTGCTCGCGCTGAAGCGGCAGGCCGTCATCAAGGAGGGCTACCAGTGA
- a CDS encoding CoA-transferase encodes MNGPAFTESEFMICQCARLIRDGTLVFIGYGMPQIAAILAQRLHAPRMVQVYEFGAVGALPETPFVRFTMGGPRNCYRSLAWTNMNTIFAQAQLGMIDMGVLGATQIDRFGNLNSTMTGRDYHRPEKRFPGSGGANEVLSQCWQTVIIVKHERRRFVEKVDFVTSPGFLDGTPGARERAGLPKDTGPWRVATSKALYGFDDQTRQMILLSVLRGLSVDDALKEMEFTPLIASQLEELAPPTDEELRILREEIDPDRAIIGTAGE; translated from the coding sequence GTGAACGGTCCGGCGTTCACCGAGTCGGAGTTCATGATCTGCCAGTGCGCCCGGCTGATCCGGGACGGCACCCTAGTCTTTATCGGCTATGGGATGCCGCAGATCGCCGCGATCCTTGCCCAGCGCCTGCACGCCCCCCGGATGGTCCAGGTCTACGAATTCGGCGCAGTCGGGGCGCTCCCTGAGACGCCGTTCGTCCGTTTTACGATGGGCGGGCCCCGCAACTGCTATCGGTCGCTGGCCTGGACGAACATGAACACCATCTTCGCGCAGGCCCAGCTCGGGATGATCGATATGGGCGTCCTCGGCGCCACCCAGATCGACCGGTTCGGCAACCTCAACTCGACGATGACCGGGCGCGACTACCACCGCCCCGAGAAGCGATTTCCCGGAAGCGGAGGGGCCAACGAGGTGCTGTCCCAGTGCTGGCAGACGGTGATCATTGTCAAGCACGAGCGCCGCCGTTTCGTGGAGAAGGTGGATTTCGTGACCTCACCCGGATTTCTTGACGGCACGCCCGGAGCGCGCGAGCGGGCCGGCCTGCCGAAAGATACCGGACCCTGGCGGGTGGCCACCTCCAAGGCCCTCTACGGATTTGACGACCAGACCAGGCAGATGATCCTGCTGAGTGTCCTGCGCGGCCTGAGCGTGGATGACGCCCTGAAAGAGATGGAGTTTACTCCCCTCATCGCGTCACAACTTGAGGAGCTCGCACCCCCGACGGATGAGGAGCTTCGCATCCTTCGGGAGGAGATCGACCCCGATCGCGCGATCATCGGTACCGCCGGGGAGTGA
- the higA-2_1 gene encoding Antitoxin igA-2 — protein MAKSERNIGLEILGGIREIKRGEYGRVITVPSVGSIREKTGLSQSRFAQLLGVSVRTLQEWEQGRRAPSGAARTLLMIADKNPKALLEVA, from the coding sequence ATGGCTAAATCCGAACGTAATATTGGCTTGGAGATTCTGGGAGGCATCCGCGAAATCAAACGTGGTGAGTATGGTCGCGTGATCACCGTACCATCGGTCGGCTCCATCCGGGAAAAAACGGGCCTTTCGCAGTCTCGATTCGCGCAATTGTTGGGGGTTTCGGTCCGAACGCTTCAGGAATGGGAACAGGGACGCCGTGCGCCATCCGGCGCAGCTCGAACGCTACTCATGATCGCCGATAAGAATCCCAAGGCCTTGCTTGAGGTGGCGTGA
- the higB-2_1 gene encoding Toxin HigB-2, giving the protein MYSFIETKLFTRLVSEYLSDDEYADLQTTLIRNPEAGAIIPGSGGIRKLRWGLAGRGKRGGIRIVYYAKVSEGVIWMLTLYAKNVSENIPSHILKQIKKEIDDG; this is encoded by the coding sequence ATGTATAGTTTCATCGAAACAAAGTTATTCACGCGCCTCGTTTCCGAGTATCTTTCTGACGACGAATACGCGGACTTACAAACGACCCTGATTAGGAACCCCGAAGCAGGTGCTATTATTCCAGGTTCTGGAGGGATACGAAAACTGCGTTGGGGTTTGGCTGGGCGCGGAAAGCGAGGTGGAATTCGGATCGTTTACTACGCCAAAGTCAGCGAGGGCGTCATTTGGATGTTGACCCTTTATGCCAAGAATGTCTCTGAGAACATCCCGTCACATATTTTGAAACAGATCAAGAAGGAGATCGACGATGGCTAA